A stretch of the Sulfurospirillum sp. UCH001 genome encodes the following:
- a CDS encoding FtsW/RodA/SpoVE family cell cycle protein encodes MFQIDRRILTHFDFLIPILVLPIIVLSYYLISEANAMLANKQIVYYTVGFATFLVFFIIPIKKIEWVIPFFYWITIILLLSVDFFGIAKLGARRWLEIPFVHFTIQPSEIFKPAFILMLAYLIKHNPPDENGYGWKSFFKLSFYILLPFVLIAKEPDLGTAMILLLLGYGTLFVIGVNKKIWITLAIVVGISSPIMYNGLHDYQKKRIADFMSEKPSYHVQQSIIAIGSGGLTGKERNEATQTHYKFLPIATSDFIFAYTVERLGFWGALGLILCYAFLVMHLLSLNFLLKEDYFARVITSGISLLIFFYMSINIAMTIGLAPVVGVPLPFYSYGGSSFITFFALFGILENLLAFRFDPTYRSIKYSL; translated from the coding sequence GTGTTTCAAATTGATAGGCGCATATTAACACATTTTGATTTTTTAATTCCTATACTCGTACTTCCTATCATTGTTCTCTCTTATTATCTTATCTCGGAAGCCAATGCAATGCTTGCAAATAAGCAGATTGTTTATTACACCGTTGGCTTTGCCACATTTCTTGTTTTTTTTATTATTCCTATTAAAAAAATCGAATGGGTTATCCCATTTTTTTACTGGATTACGATCATCTTACTGTTAAGTGTTGATTTTTTTGGTATCGCAAAACTGGGTGCGAGAAGATGGTTAGAAATTCCTTTTGTTCACTTTACCATTCAACCCTCCGAAATTTTCAAACCAGCTTTTATTTTGATGTTGGCTTATTTGATTAAACATAACCCGCCTGATGAAAACGGGTATGGATGGAAATCGTTTTTCAAACTCAGCTTTTATATTCTACTCCCGTTTGTATTGATTGCAAAAGAGCCCGATCTTGGGACGGCGATGATCTTACTCCTTTTAGGTTACGGTACTCTTTTTGTCATTGGTGTCAATAAAAAAATATGGATAACCCTTGCAATCGTTGTAGGTATCAGCAGTCCTATTATGTACAATGGCTTGCACGATTATCAAAAAAAGCGTATTGCAGATTTTATGTCTGAAAAACCAAGCTACCATGTCCAACAATCTATTATTGCTATTGGTTCAGGTGGACTTACAGGTAAAGAACGTAATGAAGCAACACAAACCCATTACAAATTTTTACCCATTGCCACCAGTGATTTTATCTTTGCATATACCGTTGAGCGTCTTGGTTTTTGGGGCGCTCTAGGGCTCATCCTCTGCTATGCTTTTTTGGTCATGCACTTACTGAGTCTCAATTTTCTGCTTAAGGAAGATTATTTTGCCAGAGTCATTACGAGCGGTATCTCTTTGCTGATTTTCTTTTACATGAGTATTAACATTGCTATGACCATAGGGCTTGCCCCTGTTGTAGGTGTTCCACTTCCTTTTTATAGTTATGGGGGCAGTAGTTTTATCACCTTTTTCGCTCTTTTTGGTATTTTGGAAAACCTTTTAGCATTTCGATTTGATCCGACGTATCGCTCGATTAAATATTCGCTCTAA
- a CDS encoding RluA family pseudouridine synthase — MEFICKESKRLDVVMSETLNLPRNQVEKLIKNVGVYIDDKLTHKCSIKLVEGNVVRYEFVEANESPSQYEINFDVPILYEDDDLLVINKPPFLTVHAAPSVKEATLVDWLKFKGINLSTISGEERHGIVHRIDKETSGALVIAKNNEAHVSLSTQLEDKSMGRYYLAIIDLPLKENVVVELPIGRSLKNRLKMDVVKDGRMAKSAFAKLVLSKDTKKELIAAKLFTGRTHQIRVHLQALSRHILGDSLYGFKSQNGTIPRVMLHAYILYLKHPRTGQLLQINAPLWDDFNTYLTHHFTKEEVNEKITLDSIVNGFGSHDRWVYKNT; from the coding sequence ATGGAGTTTATCTGTAAAGAGTCAAAAAGACTTGATGTTGTAATGAGTGAAACACTGAATTTACCGCGAAATCAAGTCGAAAAACTCATAAAAAATGTCGGTGTATATATCGATGACAAGTTGACGCATAAATGCAGTATTAAGCTTGTTGAAGGCAATGTGGTGCGTTATGAATTTGTTGAAGCCAACGAGAGTCCAAGCCAATATGAAATCAACTTTGATGTGCCTATTTTATATGAAGATGATGATCTTTTAGTCATTAATAAGCCACCTTTTTTAACCGTTCATGCAGCACCAAGCGTCAAAGAAGCAACGTTGGTTGACTGGCTTAAATTTAAAGGTATTAATCTCTCTACAATTAGTGGGGAAGAGCGTCATGGTATTGTGCATCGCATCGATAAAGAGACCAGTGGGGCATTGGTGATTGCAAAAAATAATGAAGCACACGTAAGTCTCTCTACGCAGCTAGAAGATAAAAGTATGGGAAGATATTATCTTGCGATAATTGACCTTCCTCTAAAAGAAAATGTCGTGGTTGAACTACCTATTGGACGTAGTCTCAAGAACCGTTTAAAGATGGATGTTGTCAAAGATGGCAGAATGGCAAAAAGTGCTTTTGCCAAATTGGTACTCTCAAAAGATACTAAAAAAGAGCTCATTGCTGCAAAGCTTTTTACAGGACGGACGCATCAAATTAGAGTGCATCTTCAGGCACTTTCACGCCATATTTTAGGTGATAGTTTATACGGCTTTAAGAGCCAAAATGGTACAATACCAAGAGTTATGTTACATGCATATATTTTGTATTTAAAACATCCAAGGACAGGGCAATTATTGCAAATAAATGCCCCATTATGGGATGATTTTAATACCTACTTAACACACCATTTCACTAAGGAAGAGGTCAATGAAAAAATTACTTTGGATAGCATCGTTAATGGTTTTGGGTCTCATGATAGGTGGGTGTACAAAAACACCTGA